The sequence below is a genomic window from Kitasatospora kifunensis.
AGGCGGCGATGACCTGGCGGTAGGAGAAGGTCAGTGCGGCCAGCAGGATGACGATCGCCACCGTCACCGGGAGGGTGTAGCCCAGGCCCTGGCTGCCGGCGGCGGCCAGCACCAGCACGATCGCCTCGGGGCCGTAGGCGACGGAGGCCAGTGCGTCGAGGGAGAGCGCGGCCAGCCCCTGAGGAACCGTCAGCCGGTCGCGTTCCTTGCCTGCTCCGGGCACGGTCACCGCCCCTTCATCGTCGCCCACTGGCCAGGTGCCATGGTCAGGGCGACGCTAGCGCCGGGCTGGGGTGGGTTGCGCGACTGACGCGCGGCCAGGTGGCTGGATCCAGGGTCGGTGCGAGGGTAATCAATCGGCCTCTGCATAATGAAAGTCGTTTTCATTTAGGGTAGTGTGCATCGTGCTGCCGGGCCCTGGTGTCCTGGCCCCCTGGCGGCACGGTCACCCGTACGTACCCAGCATTCGGAGTCCTGCCATGTCCGCCCACTGCCAGTTGACCGGCCGTTCGCCCGGGTTCGGCAATGCGATCTCCCATTCGCACCGCCGTACCCGCCGTCGCTTCGACCCGAATATCCAGCGCAAGCGCTACTGGCTGCCGAGCGAGGGCCGCCACGTTCGGCTCACGCTCAGCGCCAAAGGCATCAAGACCGTCGACGTGACCGGCATCGAGGCCACCGTCGTCCGGATCCGTGCGCGCGGCGGCCAACTGCCCGGTGTGCGCAAGTCAAGCTGCTGAGGGGGAGCGGGCAATGAGTGAAGATACCGCAGGCGCTACGGACGCCGTAGACGCCGTAGATGCCGTCCGACTGCCGGTCGTGGTGGTCGCCGGCCTGCACGAGGCGCGACGCCGTCAGACTGTTCTCGAACTGCTCGACAACTGCGTCGACGCCGTCGTCCTCCACCACGACCTGCGGCAGGCCACCGAGGGCATCGTGCATCGGCGGATCCGCGACGGCGAGGGCGAGTTCGCCTCGACGGTGGTCCCGCTGACCAATGACTGCCCGTGCTGCGCGCTGCGCGAGGACCTGCTGCCGGAACTGCTGAAAATCGCCAGGGACGGACAACACGGTCTCGCGATCGTCGAGTTGTGGGGCGGTAGTGACCCGCACCCGGCGGTCGAGATGATCGCCGGTGGCGAGGTGGACGGGTGCTGCCTGCACGAGGTGATCGAACTCGCGGGCGTGATCACGGCGGTGGACCCGCTGCTGCTGGTCGCCGACCTGTCCGTCTCGGACGAACTAGGCGAACACGGCCTGCAGACCTGCGCGGACGACACCCGCACCCGCGCCGAGGCGCTGGCTCACCAGATCGAATACGCCACGGTGCTTGCCGTACCCAGGGCGGGAGTTGAGGGCAATGGGCCGGAGCGGCGAGCCGCACTGGCGATGCTCGGGCAGCTGCACCCCACCGCCCGGACGGTCCGGCTCGGTACCGGCGCGCTGGTCCGCGCGGCGCTCGGCGGCTTCGACGTGCCCGCCGCGCGCGACCGGGTCAACCCGGCCCTCGCGCTGCTGCCGCAGGAGCGCGAGGAGGCAGGCGTGGCCACGGTGGTCTGGGAGCGGCGCCGTCCGCTGCACCCGGCCCGGTTGTACGAGGCGCTGGAGCAGCTCGTCCCGGCCGCCCAGCGCAGCCGGGGCCGGTTCTGGCTGGCCAACCGGCCCGAGCTGATGCTGGCCTGGGACGCGGCCGGGGCCAACCTCGCGGTGGAGGAGTGCGGGCCGTGGCTCAGCTCGCTGTCGGACGCCGACTGGGAGTTGTATCCGCCCAGCCGTCGCGCCGCCGCGGCTCTCGACTGGGATCCGCTGCACGGTGACCGGGTGCAGCAACTCGTCTTCACCGCCGAGGGCCTGGACGCCGACGGAATCGTCCAGCTGCTCGACTCCTGCCTGCTCACCGACACCGAGGTGGCGGCTGGTGAGGCTGGTTGGAAAGCGCTTGCGGACGCCTTCGCGGAGTTCTTGGAGCCGGTGTCCTGATACCCGCGGCGGTCCGCCGCCCGCCGCGCGCCGGGCGCTGCCTGCGCCTGCGGCCTAGCCCTCAGAAAGGGCCCTGCCGGTAGCGACCGACGGGGCCCTTCTCAGAGCTGGACGGCACTCCGTTCCAGCGCAGGCGAAGATCAGCCCGCACCGAAGCGTGGGCGTGGGCGTATCACTCGGTGTCGGTGGCCACCGGGACCTCATCCTCCCGAATGATGATGTGCTCCTCGCCATCGATCTTGATTTCAGTGCCTGCGTACTTGCCAGACGGAGTCTTGTCCTTGGCGGACGCCGTCACCTTGCTGTCCTCGGTCATGTCTCCTCCTTCCGGTCGACACGGTGTCGACCCGTACTGAGCATGCCATGACCAACCGTCACCGGACCATCACTCTTGACAGATCAGAGGAGCCATGTTGACGCCAACTGGCCGACATCATCAGCGACCTGATGTGGCATGAGAACCTCGAAGCTCTGCGGGACGGCTCCTAGCGGTCCGATGCGAACGGGCCGTCGGTGACGAACCGGTGCAGCTGGTGGGCGAAGGCCTTGGCCTCGGCGGGCGGCCAGGAGCCCAGGGCGGCCTCGATGTGGGCGGCCAGGCGTCGTCGGCTCTCCGCCATCACCCGTTCGCCCTGTGCGGTGAGGATCAGCAGCGCCGCACGCCGGTCGGCCGGGTCGGGCTCGCGTCGCACGAGTCCGGCGGCCTCCAGGCGCGAGGCGCGCCGGGTCACGCCTGACCGGTCCAGACCCACCTCGGGTGCCAACTCGGCGGCGCTGCACGGGCCGGTTCGAGCCAGCCCGCTGAGCACCGGATAGGTCAGCTCGTCCACGCCCTCGCCCAGGCCCTCGGTCAGGCCTCGGTAGAGACGTTCGCGGGTGGTACGCCGGAGCAGCAGGCCGAGCGCGTCGGCGATCTCCTGTCCTACCTCGTTCTCCATCCCCCCAGACTAGCGTGCGCAGCGCACGCTTCGCGCGTTGCTGTCCGCCTGGTCGCCCTGTGTGGTGAGGATCGGCAGCTGCCCGAAAGGGCACCGTCGCCCCCGGTGTGAGGGGAGCAGAAGTCCTGGTGGGCACCCGGATGACGGTCGACGTCCGGATGCCGGCCGAGCGTTCGGCTCACTGGATTTTCATCGAATGCTTGACGCAGCGCCCGAGTTGACGCTGTCATATCAACGCAAGCGCACCGAGCGGCACTTCGCGGCCAACCGCCCCACCGGGCACTGGAGCCGCATGCTGCACCGCAGTCGACGTGTCTTCGCGGGCCTGTCCTCTCCCGCGGCCGGGCTTTCTGGCTCCGACGGCCCAGGAGCGTCCCGTGGCGCGTCGAGTTTGGCCGGCTCGGCCGTTCCGGCGGCGCCGAGGTGCCGTCGTTGACCGCCAAACTCCGCTTGATCGTGGCCAGTTCGCAGTTCAGCCGAAGTCTCCGGGCAGTCGACCAGAGGAGAGGGTTCTTCCATGCGCAAGCTCACCGCCGCGCGGTTGCTCACCGCCGCGGCTCTCGCCGTCGGCGGGTTCGCGGCCGCCGCGCCCGCTCAAGCCGCGCCCGCTCAAGCCGCGCCCGCTCACGTCCAGCCCGCCGACAGTCAGACGGTCTCCGCGTACGTCACCTCGTACGGCTACAACGACGACGGCAACGGCCACTACGGCACCGCTCAGATCGCGTACCCGCAGATCCACCAGCAGGCCACCGAGGGCAGTGGCGCCTACAACGACCCGTCGACCTTCGCCACGGACCAGAACGAGTTCGCGCCCGGGACCATCATCTACGTCCCGCACCTGCAGAAGTACTTCATCATGGAGGACGGCTGCACGGAGTGCAGCCAGGACTGGCAGAACGGCAAGTACCACGTCGACCTGTGGATGGGGCCGGCCTCCTCGCAGCCGGAGCCCGCGCTGGACGACTGCGAGGCCTCGATCACCCGGGACAGCGCCGAGATCATCGCCAATCCGGACAGCGGCCTGCCGGTCGACACCACCCCGATGTTCTCCAACGGGCAGTGCACGGCGGTCACTCACTGACAACTGCCGCTGTCGCTGAGCCCAGGGCGACCGCTTCCCGGTGAAGGTCAGGGTCGGCAGGTGCCGACCCTGACCTTCACTTCATCTTCACCATTCAACCACTGTTCCCCCCTGGTGGCGGCTGGGAACGGCGCCGGCTCTTGACAGTGAAATGTAAGGAAGCTTTCCTAACAACGCAGAGTCGGATCCCCCGCAAAGGAGTTCCGCGTGAGAAATCGATGGCCCAAACCGCTCGCGCCAGCTGTCGCAGGCTGCCTGATCGCACTCTCCCTGACCGCGCTGGCCGCCGCGCCCGCTCAAGCGGCCGCGCCTGGCCGGGCAGCCGCTGCGCCTGCTCAGACGGCCGCCGCCCCCACGAACCCGTTCCCGACCCACACCACCTACCAGGTCGGCGTCATGCCCTCGGCCTCGCAGTCCAGCCGCGACGCGGCGGTGGAGAAGCAGTACGACTCCTGGAAGTCGACCTATCTGCACCAGGGTTGTGCGAGCAACGAGTACTACGTCTCCACCAAGGGCAACAGCGACGCCCCCAACAACGGCCCGGTCTCCGAGGGGCAGGGCTACGGCATGAACATCGTGCCGCTGATGGCGGGCTACGACGCCAACGCGCAGAGCGAGTTCAACGGCCTGTGGCAGCTGGTCAAGGACCACGAGGACCAGTACGGCCTGATGCAGTGGAAGTTGGACGGCAAGACCTGCAAGTACGCCGACCAGAATACGCCCGACGGCGCCACCGACGGGGACCTCGACATCGGCTACGGCCTGATCCTGGCGGACAAGCAGTGGGGCGGCTACAGCGCCGACGCCAAGGCCTGGCTGGCCGCCTTCTACGCCCACGACGTCGCCCCCGACGGGCACTTGAAGTGCGAGGACGACGGTCCGAACACCGACACGCGGCCCTCCGACCACATGCTCGACCACCTGCGTGCCTTCGCCGCCTACGACACCGCGCACGACTGGAACAAG
It includes:
- a CDS encoding CobW family GTP-binding protein, coding for MSEDTAGATDAVDAVDAVRLPVVVVAGLHEARRRQTVLELLDNCVDAVVLHHDLRQATEGIVHRRIRDGEGEFASTVVPLTNDCPCCALREDLLPELLKIARDGQHGLAIVELWGGSDPHPAVEMIAGGEVDGCCLHEVIELAGVITAVDPLLLVADLSVSDELGEHGLQTCADDTRTRAEALAHQIEYATVLAVPRAGVEGNGPERRAALAMLGQLHPTARTVRLGTGALVRAALGGFDVPAARDRVNPALALLPQEREEAGVATVVWERRRPLHPARLYEALEQLVPAAQRSRGRFWLANRPELMLAWDAAGANLAVEECGPWLSSLSDADWELYPPSRRAAAALDWDPLHGDRVQQLVFTAEGLDADGIVQLLDSCLLTDTEVAAGEAGWKALADAFAEFLEPVS
- a CDS encoding MarR family winged helix-turn-helix transcriptional regulator, whose protein sequence is MENEVGQEIADALGLLLRRTTRERLYRGLTEGLGEGVDELTYPVLSGLARTGPCSAAELAPEVGLDRSGVTRRASRLEAAGLVRREPDPADRRAALLILTAQGERVMAESRRRLAAHIEAALGSWPPAEAKAFAHQLHRFVTDGPFASDR
- the rpmB gene encoding 50S ribosomal protein L28, producing MSAHCQLTGRSPGFGNAISHSHRRTRRRFDPNIQRKRYWLPSEGRHVRLTLSAKGIKTVDVTGIEATVVRIRARGGQLPGVRKSSC